The following coding sequences lie in one Deinococcota bacterium genomic window:
- a CDS encoding nucleoside triphosphate hydrolase (functions in degradation of stringent response intracellular messenger ppGpp; in Escherichia coli this gene is co-transcribed with the toxin/antitoxin genes mazEF; activity of MazG is inhibited by MazEF in vitro; ppGpp inhibits mazEF expression; MazG thus works in limiting the toxic activity of the MazF toxin induced during starvation; MazG also interacts with the GTPase protein Era), with translation MQRLLEIMRRLRAPDGCPWDREQTHLSLRPYLLEEAAEAVDALSGGHPAEVADELGDVLLQVAFHAVIAEEAGTFSYDTVETAIVDKLRRRHPHVFGDVRADTPAEVLENWQALKAKEGRLGSEVPSSLPALMRAQQLGHKRGWPAGSAPGLEAALGALHEASPVVAERAVGELLLAAVDLARGVGVNAELALREATRQREKAGESGPRKSTGA, from the coding sequence ATGCAACGTCTCTTGGAGATCATGCGCCGCCTGCGCGCCCCGGACGGCTGCCCCTGGGACCGCGAGCAGACCCACCTCTCGCTCCGGCCCTACCTGCTCGAGGAGGCCGCCGAGGCGGTGGACGCCCTGAGCGGCGGTCATCCGGCGGAGGTGGCCGACGAGCTCGGCGACGTGCTCTTGCAGGTGGCCTTTCACGCGGTCATCGCCGAGGAGGCGGGGACCTTCAGCTACGACACCGTCGAGACGGCCATCGTGGACAAGCTCCGGCGCCGCCACCCGCACGTCTTCGGCGACGTTCGAGCGGACACGCCGGCCGAGGTGCTCGAGAACTGGCAGGCGCTCAAGGCCAAGGAGGGACGGCTAGGCTCCGAGGTGCCGAGCAGCCTGCCCGCGCTCATGCGCGCCCAGCAGCTCGGCCACAAGCGGGGCTGGCCCGCGGGCTCAGCGCCAGGGCTCGAGGCCGCGCTGGGGGCGCTCCATGAGGCCTCACCCGTGGTGGCCGAGCGCGCCGTGGGCGAGCTTCTCCTGGCGGCCGTGGACCTGGCGCGCGGCGTCGGCGTCAACGCCGAACTGGCCCTGCGCGAGGCGACCCGGCAGCGCGAGAAGGCTGGAGAATCTGGACCCCGAAAGAGTACGGGCGCGTGA
- a CDS encoding Uma2 family endonuclease: MADIKPKSVAAVVPSSPRKMSYEAFLAWADEDTRAEWVDGEVIELSPASKRHQLLANFLAALLQHFVEARGLGVVIAAPFQMKLGPEGPGREPDVLFLSQAHLGRLEDTYLNGPADLAVEIISPESRARDRGDKFYEYEQGGVREYWLIDPIRKQAEFYSLGEDGIYTAVPTGDGLFRSTVLPGLALEPGWLWQEPLPRLLSVLKVWGLV; the protein is encoded by the coding sequence ATGGCGGATATCAAGCCAAAATCGGTGGCGGCGGTCGTGCCCTCTTCACCGCGCAAGATGAGCTACGAAGCGTTCCTGGCCTGGGCGGACGAGGATACCCGGGCCGAGTGGGTTGACGGTGAGGTGATCGAGTTGAGTCCGGCGTCCAAACGTCATCAACTCTTGGCGAACTTCTTGGCGGCGCTGCTCCAGCACTTTGTGGAGGCGCGTGGCTTGGGCGTGGTGATTGCCGCGCCGTTCCAGATGAAGCTCGGGCCGGAGGGGCCGGGGCGCGAACCGGACGTCCTCTTTCTTAGCCAAGCGCACTTGGGCCGCCTCGAGGACACCTACCTGAACGGCCCCGCCGACCTGGCGGTGGAGATCATCAGCCCCGAGAGCCGCGCACGCGACCGCGGCGACAAGTTCTACGAGTACGAGCAGGGGGGCGTCCGCGAGTACTGGCTGATCGACCCCATCCGCAAGCAGGCGGAGTTCTACAGCCTCGGCGAGGACGGCATCTACACCGCCGTGCCCACGGGTGACGGCCTCTTCCGCAGCACCGTTCTGCCGGGCCTGGCGCTCGAGCCGGGGTGGCTGTGGCAAGAGCCCTTGCCGCGCCTCCTGAGCGTCCTCAAGGTCTGGGGTTTGGTCTAG
- the pgeF gene encoding peptidoglycan editing factor PgeF, giving the protein MTRSHTVSLIRAPNLGAPHGFSTRQGGVSEGAFAGLNLGLSSGDEPERVEENRRRFLAALDAVPERVCGLSQVHGARVLEAAPCWFEEEADASVSDDPGLLLVVGAADCFPLLFYDPRGGAVGAAHCGWRGSLEGVAAEVVAHMKGRYGSRPDDVRVAIGPGIRGPCYQVSAEVAEGFLARGFPPAVVAPDGPGHYRLDLAGVNRAALIAAGVRAAHIWDSGLCTHCDATRFYSHRRDRGKTGRLWAAIRLAKG; this is encoded by the coding sequence ATGACGCGGTCTCACACGGTCTCTCTCATTCGGGCGCCCAATCTGGGCGCGCCCCACGGTTTCAGCACCCGTCAGGGCGGCGTCAGCGAGGGCGCCTTCGCCGGCCTCAACCTGGGCCTCAGCAGCGGCGACGAGCCTGAGCGCGTCGAGGAGAACCGGCGGCGCTTTTTGGCGGCCCTGGACGCCGTTCCCGAGAGGGTCTGCGGGCTCAGCCAGGTCCACGGCGCCCGCGTCCTCGAGGCCGCGCCCTGCTGGTTCGAGGAGGAGGCCGACGCCTCGGTGAGCGACGACCCGGGGCTGCTGCTCGTCGTAGGCGCCGCCGACTGCTTTCCGCTGCTCTTTTACGACCCGCGCGGGGGCGCCGTCGGTGCCGCCCACTGCGGCTGGCGCGGCTCTTTAGAAGGCGTCGCGGCCGAGGTCGTGGCGCACATGAAAGGGCGCTACGGCTCGAGGCCCGACGATGTCCGCGTGGCCATCGGCCCGGGCATCCGCGGTCCCTGCTACCAGGTCTCCGCCGAGGTCGCCGAGGGATTTCTGGCGCGCGGCTTTCCCCCTGCGGTGGTCGCGCCCGACGGACCCGGGCACTACCGCCTGGACCTGGCAGGGGTCAACCGCGCCGCGCTCATAGCGGCCGGCGTACGGGCGGCGCACATCTGGGACAGCGGTCTCTGCACCCACTGCGACGCGACGCGCTTCTACTCGCACCGGCGCGACAGGGGCAAGACGGGCAGGCTGTGGGCGGCGATTCGCCTAGCCAAAGGCTGA
- a CDS encoding type II toxin-antitoxin system PemK/MazF family toxin, with product MHVNRFEVYRVNLEPAKGSEMNKLRPCVVVSPDELNRLATVIVAPLTSRGFEFPSRVPCTFQDKQGLILLDHLRAVDKMRLGDLLGSIEVESQREVCETLQEMFAY from the coding sequence ATGCACGTCAACCGTTTTGAGGTCTACCGCGTCAACCTAGAGCCTGCCAAGGGCAGCGAGATGAACAAGCTTCGCCCTTGCGTGGTGGTATCGCCCGACGAACTCAACCGCTTGGCAACGGTCATCGTTGCCCCCTTGACGAGTCGAGGTTTCGAATTCCCGAGCAGGGTTCCCTGTACCTTTCAGGACAAGCAGGGCTTGATCCTCCTCGATCATCTACGTGCTGTCGACAAGATGCGTCTAGGAGACTTGCTCGGCTCTATTGAGGTGGAGAGCCAGCGGGAGGTCTGCGAGACCTTGCAGGAAATGTTTGCTTACTGA
- a CDS encoding AbrB/MazE/SpoVT family DNA-binding domain-containing protein, translated as MAALIQIGNSKGVRIPKALIEQAGLGNSELELKVVRGGLLIRPVKQPRQGWGEAIKAAVERGEVTYDQEWLGADLDGDLDTFPNS; from the coding sequence ATGGCAGCACTCATTCAGATCGGTAACTCTAAAGGCGTTCGTATCCCCAAAGCCCTGATCGAGCAGGCAGGCCTCGGGAATAGCGAACTGGAACTCAAGGTAGTGCGGGGCGGTCTGTTGATCAGACCTGTTAAGCAGCCACGTCAGGGCTGGGGCGAGGCCATCAAGGCCGCCGTGGAGCGTGGTGAGGTCACCTACGACCAGGAGTGGTTGGGGGCAGACTTAGACGGCGACCTCGACACCTTCCCGAACTCCTAG
- a CDS encoding GIY-YIG nuclease family protein gives MWHVYMLRCRDGSLYTGVTTNLTRRLRAHNTGLGARYTRARLPATLVYSEPCLARGEALRRERQLKRLSRVVKLRLLGETPVEAS, from the coding sequence ATGTGGCACGTCTACATGCTCCGCTGCCGCGACGGCAGCCTCTACACCGGCGTGACCACCAATCTGACGAGGCGCCTGCGGGCGCACAATACCGGCTTGGGGGCGCGCTACACCCGCGCTCGTCTGCCCGCCACGCTCGTCTACAGCGAGCCCTGCCTGGCGCGCGGCGAGGCCTTGCGGCGCGAGCGGCAGCTCAAGCGCCTGTCCAGGGTGGTCAAGCTCCGGCTGCTGGGGGAGACGCCCGTAGAGGCTAGCTAG
- a CDS encoding rhodanese-like domain-containing protein: MKAITPKDVQTRLAEENAPLILDVRGTDEYAAGHVPGAVNIPMDEVEARLEEIPRDRPVVPYCNMQHPGLSRGERVTALLLGKGYEARVLDGSFLKWQEELPIAKDEC; the protein is encoded by the coding sequence ATGAAAGCTATCACCCCAAAGGACGTGCAGACAAGGCTGGCAGAAGAGAACGCCCCCTTGATTCTCGATGTGCGCGGTACCGACGAGTACGCGGCCGGGCACGTGCCCGGCGCGGTCAACATCCCCATGGATGAAGTGGAAGCGCGTCTGGAGGAGATTCCCCGCGACCGCCCGGTGGTGCCCTACTGCAACATGCAGCACCCCGGCCTTTCGCGCGGCGAACGCGTGACCGCGCTCCTTTTGGGTAAGGGCTACGAGGCGCGCGTCCTGGACGGCAGCTTTCTAAAGTGGCAGGAGGAACTGCCGATCGCCAAGGACGAGTGCTGA
- the chrA gene encoding chromate efflux transporter, translating to MAGTKTATTEARSPEGPQGSFVEVLAAFTKLGLTSFGGPIAHLGYFRDELVVRRGWTDEGSYADLVALCQFLPGPASSQVGIGMGMARAGVWGGFAAWLGFTLPSALALIAFAFGVSAIGDISEAGWLQGLKIVAVAVVAHAVWGMATNLTPDRPRITVAVLAAIAALAWPTSLGQVLIILAGGFIGWRLLPGEPLIPQKHGHYRIKRRVGALLLTLFFGLLLVLPVLREASASFPLAVFDSFYRAGSLVFGGGHVVLPLLQTEVVPPGWVDNETFVAGYGAAQAVPGPLFTFAAYLGAVMQPGFAGLWTATVALVAVFVPSFLLLIGVLPFWDGLRALSPVQAALRGVNAAVVGILLAALYSPVWTSAIFRPVDFALALGAFLVLSFWKWPPWLVVVLTAAAAAIIARVL from the coding sequence ATGGCCGGAACAAAAACAGCAACGACCGAAGCGCGCAGCCCTGAGGGGCCGCAGGGCTCGTTTGTCGAGGTCCTGGCTGCTTTCACCAAACTCGGGCTGACCTCCTTCGGTGGGCCCATCGCTCACCTGGGTTACTTCCGCGACGAACTGGTGGTGCGCCGGGGGTGGACGGACGAGGGGAGCTACGCCGACCTCGTCGCGCTCTGCCAGTTTCTGCCCGGCCCGGCCAGCTCGCAGGTAGGCATCGGCATGGGCATGGCTCGAGCCGGAGTGTGGGGAGGCTTCGCGGCCTGGCTCGGCTTCACGCTTCCCTCAGCCCTGGCCCTCATCGCCTTCGCCTTTGGGGTGAGCGCGATTGGCGACATCAGCGAGGCGGGCTGGCTGCAAGGGCTCAAGATCGTAGCGGTCGCGGTGGTGGCGCACGCGGTCTGGGGCATGGCGACGAACCTCACGCCCGACCGGCCGCGCATCACCGTTGCAGTCCTCGCGGCTATCGCCGCGCTCGCCTGGCCGACCAGCCTGGGGCAGGTGCTCATCATCTTGGCGGGCGGCTTCATCGGCTGGCGTCTCTTGCCCGGTGAGCCCCTCATCCCCCAGAAGCACGGCCACTACCGCATCAAGCGGCGCGTCGGCGCCCTGCTGCTCACACTGTTCTTCGGCCTGCTCCTGGTCCTGCCCGTCTTGAGGGAAGCCTCAGCGAGCTTTCCCCTAGCCGTCTTCGACTCCTTCTACCGGGCGGGCTCGCTCGTCTTCGGCGGCGGGCACGTGGTCCTGCCGCTCCTGCAAACCGAGGTGGTGCCGCCCGGCTGGGTGGACAACGAGACCTTCGTCGCGGGCTACGGCGCGGCGCAGGCGGTGCCGGGGCCGCTCTTCACCTTCGCCGCCTACCTGGGCGCGGTGATGCAGCCGGGCTTTGCCGGTTTGTGGACAGCCACGGTAGCGCTCGTGGCCGTGTTCGTGCCGTCCTTCTTGCTGCTCATCGGCGTCCTGCCCTTCTGGGACGGGCTCCGCGCCCTGTCGCCCGTCCAGGCGGCTTTGCGCGGCGTTAATGCCGCGGTGGTCGGCATCCTCTTGGCGGCGCTCTACAGTCCGGTGTGGACGAGCGCCATCTTCCGACCCGTCGACTTCGCTCTCGCGTTAGGTGCGTTCCTGGTGCTCTCGTTCTGGAAGTGGCCGCCGTGGCTGGTGGTCGTGCTTACGGCCGCCGCGGCAGCAATCATCGCTAGGGTGCTGTGA
- a CDS encoding ABC transporter ATP-binding protein — protein sequence MLRADRLSKVYASPGGDVIALTDFSFTFAAGRVTAVMGPSGSGKSTLLNLLAGFDTPSSGEIWLDGRKLTALSENERAELRLLEFGFVFQSFNLISVLSAEQNVAFPVGLAGKPPAERLKKARALLARFGVGHRAGSLPFRLSGGERQRVAIARALANDPKVIFADEPTGNLDSKSGGVVLAALLDVASEGKTVIVVTHDPRLAGRADVVVELEDGRLKPSARIAVSKAV from the coding sequence ATGCTCAGAGCTGACAGGCTCTCCAAGGTCTACGCCAGCCCCGGCGGCGACGTGATCGCCCTTACGGACTTCAGCTTCACCTTCGCGGCCGGCAGGGTGACCGCCGTGATGGGGCCGTCGGGCTCGGGCAAGTCCACGCTGTTAAACCTCTTAGCCGGCTTCGACACCCCCTCGAGCGGCGAGATCTGGCTGGACGGCCGCAAGCTGACGGCCCTCAGCGAGAACGAGCGCGCCGAACTCCGCCTCCTCGAGTTCGGCTTCGTCTTTCAGTCCTTCAACCTGATTTCGGTTCTGAGCGCCGAGCAGAACGTGGCCTTTCCCGTGGGCCTGGCCGGCAAGCCGCCCGCCGAGCGGCTCAAGAAGGCGCGGGCGCTGCTGGCGCGCTTCGGCGTGGGCCACCGCGCCGGCTCTCTGCCCTTTCGCCTCTCGGGTGGCGAGCGCCAGCGCGTGGCGATCGCCCGGGCGCTGGCGAATGACCCCAAGGTGATCTTCGCCGACGAGCCTACCGGCAACCTCGATTCCAAGAGCGGCGGCGTGGTCTTGGCCGCGCTCCTGGACGTGGCGAGCGAGGGCAAGACGGTCATCGTGGTGACCCACGACCCGCGCCTGGCCGGGCGCGCCGACGTGGTGGTCGAGCTCGAGGACGGCCGGCTCAAGCCGTCAGCAAGGATCGCCGTTTCGAAAGCCGTGTGA
- a CDS encoding ABC transporter permease has translation MIWFLALRSLGQRLVRTFLTTLGIAVAVGSTVIFLSLGEGLRQVYTAQLSAIGPDLQVSYGPFDGLSISGVPELPTDYIGELEAEADTYGITAITPLIFYVRGGLNPATSFLFQGLPAAKPIGEIYFDYEVLEGRSLSAEDEGRNVAVIGQNAAERARVGLGGTLRLNPQSSFEIVGVARSGGRVVDNAVVVPISSLQEAIGIYDRVNFLALELSEGWRAAEIGAALAGRFPDLGFQTREDVLGVINQAIRIGDVVRLGISAIALIVGAIAVANTVLMSVFERTREFGLVRALGAKPRFLFGLVLAESVLLSLIGAAVGVLLGRLGIFVVNNVSMDLIGLEVAALTLRLLLFAVALAIFMGLSSGLLPAARAARIPITVAMARE, from the coding sequence GTGATATGGTTTCTCGCGCTCCGCTCGCTCGGTCAGCGCCTCGTCCGCACCTTTTTGACCACCCTGGGCATCGCCGTGGCGGTGGGCTCCACGGTGATCTTTCTCTCCCTGGGCGAGGGGCTCAGGCAGGTCTATACCGCGCAGCTCAGCGCGATCGGCCCCGACCTCCAGGTGAGCTACGGGCCCTTCGACGGGCTGTCGATCTCGGGCGTTCCCGAGCTGCCTACCGACTACATCGGCGAGCTCGAGGCCGAGGCCGACACCTACGGCATCACCGCCATCACCCCGCTCATCTTCTACGTCCGCGGCGGCCTCAACCCGGCGACCTCTTTTCTCTTCCAGGGCCTGCCCGCCGCCAAGCCCATCGGCGAGATCTACTTCGACTACGAGGTGCTCGAAGGCCGCAGTCTGAGCGCCGAGGACGAAGGACGGAACGTGGCGGTCATCGGCCAGAACGCCGCCGAGCGCGCCCGCGTAGGTCTAGGCGGCACCCTGCGCTTAAACCCGCAGAGCTCGTTCGAGATCGTTGGCGTCGCCAGAAGCGGTGGCAGGGTCGTCGACAACGCGGTGGTGGTGCCGATCAGCAGCCTGCAGGAGGCCATCGGCATCTACGACCGGGTGAACTTCCTGGCGCTCGAGCTGAGCGAGGGCTGGCGCGCCGCCGAGATCGGCGCGGCACTGGCAGGACGCTTTCCCGACCTGGGCTTTCAGACGCGCGAGGACGTCCTGGGCGTCATCAACCAGGCCATTCGCATCGGCGACGTGGTCAGGCTGGGCATCAGCGCCATCGCCCTGATCGTCGGCGCCATCGCGGTCGCCAACACCGTCCTCATGAGCGTCTTCGAGCGCACCAGGGAGTTCGGCCTGGTGCGCGCACTGGGCGCCAAGCCACGCTTTCTCTTCGGCCTGGTGCTCGCCGAGTCGGTGCTCTTAAGCCTCATCGGCGCGGCCGTCGGCGTGCTCCTGGGGCGGCTCGGCATCTTCGTGGTCAACAACGTGTCGATGGACCTGATCGGCTTGGAGGTCGCCGCCCTGACCCTGCGCCTCCTGCTCTTCGCGGTGGCCCTGGCTATCTTCATGGGCCTCTCCTCGGGCCTGCTGCCCGCCGCCCGCGCCGCGCGCATCCCCATCACCGTGGCGATGGCCAGGGAATAG
- a CDS encoding DUF4115 domain-containing protein, whose protein sequence is MDNTTRQAPRPDSARRLGDILRETRIAKGLELSDVAEVTHVRKEYLKALDEGRYQDLPEDVYARNFVRLYAQTLGISDTQLLEKFKRERHSAAQSAGQSAGQSAGQSAAPPPPPRAPVIGADPNVAIAKAPARQPSPAPERAAEEPSTAQGETPGEAPRRAPRPAPPDTSAVTPGVIPVTRRSSRDTTPANTMPAKLPSKLSSSLDRDFWTGDPSKRRGSPLLWLLALTVLLAALGVWWAATNLRPGPAEVAPEAPPGTTASPSIIPLAPSSEAPSPAVPEGGTAPSSVTLSISSTPPGAEVSVDNFYLGNTPLQFPIRARESGVVRLSLEGHETAEFSETLATDRSFNVELQPLADGAAEVPATAAGGEGNIVITVESAPSWLEVWSGGARNEGERLLYTTAQPGQRFEFPLPVYVHAGAASSIRVSLNGQSAGTLGSGGEVVGRLFR, encoded by the coding sequence ATGGATAACACGACGAGACAAGCTCCAAGACCCGACAGCGCGCGGCGCCTGGGCGACATCTTGCGCGAGACGCGCATCGCCAAGGGGCTCGAGCTCTCGGACGTCGCCGAGGTGACCCACGTCCGCAAGGAGTACCTCAAGGCGCTCGACGAGGGCCGCTACCAGGACCTGCCCGAGGACGTCTACGCCCGCAACTTCGTGAGGCTCTACGCCCAGACGCTGGGCATCAGCGACACCCAGCTCCTGGAAAAGTTCAAGCGCGAGCGTCACTCCGCAGCTCAGAGCGCGGGCCAGAGTGCGGGCCAGAGCGCGGGCCAGAGCGCGGCTCCCCCACCTCCCCCAAGAGCGCCGGTGATCGGCGCCGACCCCAACGTGGCCATCGCCAAGGCGCCCGCGAGGCAACCTTCACCGGCACCCGAGCGGGCGGCGGAGGAGCCGTCCACGGCTCAAGGCGAGACGCCCGGCGAGGCGCCCAGGCGCGCCCCCCGACCGGCGCCCCCCGACACGTCCGCCGTTACGCCTGGAGTCATCCCGGTGACCCGCCGGAGCTCGAGGGATACCACGCCGGCCAACACCATGCCGGCCAAGCTGCCGTCCAAGCTGTCGTCCAGCCTCGACAGGGACTTCTGGACCGGCGATCCCAGCAAGCGGCGCGGCAGTCCGCTCCTCTGGCTGCTCGCGCTCACCGTCCTGCTCGCCGCCCTCGGGGTCTGGTGGGCCGCCACCAACCTCCGCCCCGGCCCCGCCGAGGTCGCGCCCGAAGCGCCGCCCGGGACCACCGCTAGCCCCTCGATCATCCCGCTGGCGCCCAGCAGCGAAGCGCCGTCCCCGGCCGTCCCCGAGGGCGGCACCGCGCCCAGCAGCGTGACCCTGTCGATCTCTTCGACGCCGCCCGGCGCGGAAGTGAGCGTCGACAACTTCTACCTGGGCAACACGCCCTTGCAGTTTCCCATCCGCGCCCGCGAGAGCGGTGTGGTCCGGCTCAGCTTGGAGGGCCACGAGACGGCCGAGTTCAGCGAGACCCTGGCCACCGACCGCTCCTTCAACGTCGAGCTGCAGCCGCTTGCGGACGGGGCAGCGGAGGTGCCGGCGACGGCAGCGGGCGGCGAGGGCAACATCGTCATCACCGTCGAGTCGGCGCCGAGCTGGCTCGAGGTCTGGAGCGGCGGCGCGCGCAACGAGGGCGAGCGGCTCCTCTACACCACGGCGCAGCCGGGCCAGCGCTTCGAGTTCCCCCTGCCCGTCTACGTCCACGCCGGCGCGGCCAGCAGCATCCGCGTGAGCCTGAACGGCCAGTCCGCCGGCACCCTCGGCTCGGGCGGCGAGGTGGTGGGGCGGCTCTTTCGGTGA